In a genomic window of Punica granatum isolate Tunisia-2019 chromosome 6, ASM765513v2, whole genome shotgun sequence:
- the LOC116210385 gene encoding G-type lectin S-receptor-like serine/threonine-protein kinase LECRK3 → MNGKQSLRFNIAMATPTLCFLLLVLFVSGAGAQQIKYSNISLGSSLSPATYSSWPSPSGIYAFGFYQLGQGYEVGVFLSGIQQRTIVWTAHRDDPPVPENTTLLLTTDGRLVLNSADGGETSIADPIESAFSASVTDSGNFLLRNPSGDIIWESFNNPTDTLLPGQRLSAGQELFSSISATNPSTGIFRLKMQHDGNLIQYPVQTPDTAPYSYFTSWTDGRGDNVSLNFDQDGHLYLLNTTGFNIRNITTGGYPLEDSLYRFTIGSDGLLRLYSYDLKQNNSWSVRWSSTNDKCDPKGLCGFNGFCDLDNQEAECRCLPGFDLVQRGNWTAGCGRNFTADDCKSEQDGIITGNYVMESVDSMQWEDDPYSVLELANKEACEKACLEDCNCEAALFTAGKCSKQRLPLRYGRIASNGPTSALIKVGAPSTDENGPTPREKTKEVRMDILIVSMLLACFGIILLALSGIIIHRNRLWEYRRIRSKVENCGFGELMAPRCFTLAELKTVTDNFKEELGRGAFGTVYKGMIWGSDKVVAVKRLDKYLAEGEKEFRTEVEVIGRTHHRNLVRLLGYCVDGPHRLLVYEYMSNGSLAGVLFSREKQPPPWNERMGIAQDIARGIHYLHEECESQIIHCDIKPQNILMDKGAKISDFGLAKLMGPDQTKTFTGIRGTRGYVAPEWHQKQPITAKADVYSFGVMLLEIICCRKNVDWNLPEKEAILEEWARDCFENGEVQKLVGDEVVDKRELESAVKIGLWCIVDDPTLRPSVKKVLLMLEGSLDVPIPLPLQPFL, encoded by the coding sequence ATGAACGGGAAACAATCTTTACGCTTCAATATCGCAATGGCTACTCCCACCTTATGTTTTCTACTCCTCGTCCTCTTTGTTTCGGGTGCAGGAGCTCAGCAGATCAAATACTCGAATATATCTTTGGGTTCTTCCCTGTCTCCTGCCACCTACTCATCATGGCCTTCACCCTCTGGAATCTACGCCTTTGGGTTTTATCAGCTGGGCCAAGGCTACGAGGTCGGGGTTTTCCTTTCAGGAATCCAGCAGAGAACCATCGTCTGGACTGCACATAGAGATGATCCGCCAGTTCCAGAGAACACCACTCTTCTCCTCACGACAGATGGGAGGCTTGTCCTGAACTCAGCGGATGGCGGAGAAACCAGCATCGCCGACCCTATTGAATCGGCCTTCTCGGCTTCCGTGACCGATTCAGGCAACTTCTTACTCCGCAATCCGAGTGGGGACATCATATGGGAAAGCTTCAACAACCCGACCGATACCCTCTTGCCAGGTCAGCGCCTCTCAGCAGGGCAAGAGCTCTTCTCTAGTATCTCGGCAACAAATCCTTCCACTGGAATATTTCGTCTCAAGATGCAACACGACGGGAATCTAATCCAATACCCAGTTCAAACTCCAGACACAGCTCCCTACTCTTATTTCACCTCCTGGACCGATGGAAGAGGAGATAATGTGTCCCTCAACTTTGATCAGGATGGACATCTGTATTTGTTGAACACCACGGGATTCAACATAAGGAACATAACAACAGGAGGTTATCCATTGGAAGATAGCCTTTATCGGTTTACCATCGGCTCCGATGGACTGCTGAGACTGTACTCATATGACTTGAAGCAGAACAACAGCTGGTCAGTCCGGTGGTCTTCCACAAACGATAAATGTGATCCAAAGGGTCTCTGTGGATTCAACGGATTCTGTGATCTGGACAATCAAGAAGCTGAATGTAGATGTCTCCCGGGATTTGACTTGGTTCAGAGAGGCAATTGGACTGCAGGCTGTGGGAGGAATTTCACTGCAGATGATTGCAAAAGTGAACAAGATGGGATCATTACAGGAAATTATGTCATGGAGTCAGTGGATAGTATGCAATGGGAAGACGATCCGTACTCTGTCCTGGAATTGGCGAATAAAGAAGCATGTGAAAAGGCCTGTTTAGAGGATTGCAACTGTGAGGCCGCCCTGTTCACGGCCGGGAAATGCAGTAAGCAGAGGCTTCCTCTCAGATACGGAAGAATTGCATCCAATGGTCCCACATCAGCTCTCATCAAGGTGGGTGCACCTTCAACTGATGAGAATGGTCCGACTccaagagagaaaacaaaGGAGGTCCGAATGGATATACTGATAGTCAGTATGTTGTTAGCTTGTTTCGGAATTATACTGCTGGCTCTTTCAGGAATTATTATACACAGAAATCGTTTGTGGGAGTACAGAAGAATTCGTTCTAAAGTTGAAAATTGTGGGTTCGGGGAACTTATGGCTCCTCGATGCTTTACTCTGGCGGAACTCAAGACAGTGACTGACAATTTTAAGGAAGAACTTGGAAGAGGAGCATTTGGGACCGTCTACAAAGGGATGATATGGGGTAGCGACAAGGTTGTAGCTGTCAAGAGACTAGATAAGTACTTGGCGGAAGGGGAAAAGGAGTTTCGGACAGAAGTGGAGGTTATAGGAAGGACCCATCACAGGAACCTCGTGCGTTTGCTTGGATACTGCGTAGACGGGCCCCACAGGCTGCTGGTCTACGAGTACATGAGCAATGGATCACTTGCAGGCGTACTTTTCTCACGAGAAAAGCAGCCTCCTCCATGGAATGAGAGGATGGGGATTGCTCAGGACATAGCTAGAGGAATCCACTACCTTCACGAAGAGTGCGAATCTCAGATCATCCACTGCGACATAAAGCCACAGAACATATTGATGGACAAGGGTGCGAAAATCTCAGATTTCGGGCTTGCGAAGCTGATGGGCCCTGACCAAACAAAGACATTTACAGGAATCAGAGGAACGAGAGGATATGTTGCACCAGAGTGGCACCAGAAGCAGCCAATCACAGCAAAAGCTGATGTTTACAGCTTTGGGGTCATGCTTTTAGAGATCATTTGCTGTCGGAAGAATGTGGACTGGAATCTACCGGAGAAAGAAGCTATTCTGGAAGAATGGGCTCGTGACTGCTTTGAGAACGGCGAGGTTCAAAAATTGGTGGGCGATGAAGTTGTTGATAAGAGAGAGTTGGAATCGGCTGTTAAGATTGGACTCTGGTGCATTGTCGACGATCCCACACTTCGTCCATCAGTGAAGAAAGTGCTGCTGATGTTGGAAGGCTCATTGGACGTCCCAATCCCCCTCCCACTCCAGCCTTTTCTGTGA
- the LOC116210386 gene encoding serine/threonine-protein kinase ATG1t isoform X1 translates to MVSEEGAQSISEPAVVGDYVLRSKLGEGAYSTVWRSEHRATGETVALKQVRLSSLSRQIRSCLDCEISFLSSVNHPNIVRLLDVLQADGCIYLVMEFCAGGSLAAYIKVHGRVQETIARRFMQQLGAGMEVVRSHFIIHRDLKPENILLSGPEEDRVLKIADFGLSRIVLPGNSADMVCGSPLYMAPEVLLFQRYDEKVDMWSIGAILFELLHGYPPYRGQTNVQLLKNIRSSTSLPFSGLILKELHPDCIDMCSRLLCVNPARRLSFEEFYWHGFLQTKRLGI, encoded by the exons ATGGTATCGGAAGAAGGAGCGCAGAGCATATCGGAGCCGGCCGTTGTCGGAGACTACGTGCTCCGGTCGAAGCTCGGAGAAGGGGCTTATTCCACCGTATGGAGGTCCGAGCACAGGGCCACCGGCGAGACTGTGGCCCTGAAGCAAGTCCGCCTGTCTAGTCTCAGCCGGCAGATCAGGAGCTGCCTGGACTGCGAGATCAGCTTCCTATCCTCCGTCAATCACCCGAACATCGTCCGCCTCCTCGATGTCCTTCAG GCTGATGGTTGCATATATCTAGTCATGGAGTTTTGTGCCGGGGGTAGTTTAGCTGCTTACATCAAGGTTCATGGGCGAGTTCAAGAAACAATTGCGAGAAGATTTATGCAGCAGCTTG GAGCTGGCATGGAAGTTGTACGCTCTCACTTTATCATTCACAGAGACTTAAAACCAGAG AACATACTATTGTCTGGTCCTGAAGAAGATAGGGTGCTAAAGATAGCTGATTTTGGACTCTCGAG AATTGTGCTTCCTGGAAATTCTGCTGATATGGTCTGTGGTTCTCCTTTATACATGGCTCCAGAAGTTCTTCTATTCCAACGGTATGATGAAAAG GTTGACATGTGGAGTATAGGTGCAATTCTTTTTGAACTTCTTCACGGCTATCCACCATATCGTGGTCAGACTAACGTTCAG TTGCTGAAGAACATCAGGTCATCTACAAGTCTTCCATTTTCTGGGCTAATACTCAAAGAGTTACATCCTGATTGTATTGATATGTGCTCGAGATTACTCTGTGTTAATCCAG CGAGACGTCTGTCCTTCGAAGAATTTTATTGGCATGGGTTTTTGCAAACAAAAAGACTTGGGATATAG
- the LOC116210386 gene encoding serine/threonine-protein kinase ATG1t isoform X2 has protein sequence MVSEEGAQSISEPAVVGDYVLRSKLGEGAYSTVWRSEHRATGETVALKQVRLSSLSRQIRSCLDCEISFLSSVNHPNIVRLLDVLQADGCIYLVMEFCAGGSLAAYIKVHGRVQETIARRFMQQLGAGMEVVRSHFIIHRDLKPENILLSGPEEDRVLKIADFGLSRIVLPGNSADMVCGSPLYMAPEVLLFQRYDEKVQFFLNFFTAIHHIVVRLTFSAFVQLLKNIRSSTSLPFSGLILKELHPDCIDMCSRLLCVNPARRLSFEEFYWHGFLQTKRLGI, from the exons ATGGTATCGGAAGAAGGAGCGCAGAGCATATCGGAGCCGGCCGTTGTCGGAGACTACGTGCTCCGGTCGAAGCTCGGAGAAGGGGCTTATTCCACCGTATGGAGGTCCGAGCACAGGGCCACCGGCGAGACTGTGGCCCTGAAGCAAGTCCGCCTGTCTAGTCTCAGCCGGCAGATCAGGAGCTGCCTGGACTGCGAGATCAGCTTCCTATCCTCCGTCAATCACCCGAACATCGTCCGCCTCCTCGATGTCCTTCAG GCTGATGGTTGCATATATCTAGTCATGGAGTTTTGTGCCGGGGGTAGTTTAGCTGCTTACATCAAGGTTCATGGGCGAGTTCAAGAAACAATTGCGAGAAGATTTATGCAGCAGCTTG GAGCTGGCATGGAAGTTGTACGCTCTCACTTTATCATTCACAGAGACTTAAAACCAGAG AACATACTATTGTCTGGTCCTGAAGAAGATAGGGTGCTAAAGATAGCTGATTTTGGACTCTCGAG AATTGTGCTTCCTGGAAATTCTGCTGATATGGTCTGTGGTTCTCCTTTATACATGGCTCCAGAAGTTCTTCTATTCCAACGGTATGATGAAAAG GTGCAATTCTTTTTGAACTTCTTCACGGCTATCCACCATATCGTGGTCAGACTAACGTTCAG TGCTTTTGTTCAGTTGCTGAAGAACATCAGGTCATCTACAAGTCTTCCATTTTCTGGGCTAATACTCAAAGAGTTACATCCTGATTGTATTGATATGTGCTCGAGATTACTCTGTGTTAATCCAG CGAGACGTCTGTCCTTCGAAGAATTTTATTGGCATGGGTTTTTGCAAACAAAAAGACTTGGGATATAG
- the LOC116210386 gene encoding serine/threonine-protein kinase ATG1t isoform X4, with protein MVSEEGAQSISEPAVVGDYVLRSKLGEGAYSTVWRSEHRATGETVALKQVRLSSLSRQIRSCLDCEISFLSSVNHPNIVRLLDVLQADGCIYLVMEFCAGGSLAAYIKVHGRVQETIARRFMQQLGAGMEVVRSHFIIHRDLKPENILLSGPEEDRVLKIADFGLSRIVLPGNSADMVCGSPLYMAPEVLLFQRYDEKVQFFLNFFTAIHHIVCFCSVAEEHQVIYKSSIFWANTQRVTS; from the exons ATGGTATCGGAAGAAGGAGCGCAGAGCATATCGGAGCCGGCCGTTGTCGGAGACTACGTGCTCCGGTCGAAGCTCGGAGAAGGGGCTTATTCCACCGTATGGAGGTCCGAGCACAGGGCCACCGGCGAGACTGTGGCCCTGAAGCAAGTCCGCCTGTCTAGTCTCAGCCGGCAGATCAGGAGCTGCCTGGACTGCGAGATCAGCTTCCTATCCTCCGTCAATCACCCGAACATCGTCCGCCTCCTCGATGTCCTTCAG GCTGATGGTTGCATATATCTAGTCATGGAGTTTTGTGCCGGGGGTAGTTTAGCTGCTTACATCAAGGTTCATGGGCGAGTTCAAGAAACAATTGCGAGAAGATTTATGCAGCAGCTTG GAGCTGGCATGGAAGTTGTACGCTCTCACTTTATCATTCACAGAGACTTAAAACCAGAG AACATACTATTGTCTGGTCCTGAAGAAGATAGGGTGCTAAAGATAGCTGATTTTGGACTCTCGAG AATTGTGCTTCCTGGAAATTCTGCTGATATGGTCTGTGGTTCTCCTTTATACATGGCTCCAGAAGTTCTTCTATTCCAACGGTATGATGAAAAG GTGCAATTCTTTTTGAACTTCTTCACGGCTATCCACCATATCGTG TGCTTTTGTTCAGTTGCTGAAGAACATCAGGTCATCTACAAGTCTTCCATTTTCTGGGCTAATACTCAAAGAGTTACATCCTGA
- the LOC116210386 gene encoding serine/threonine-protein kinase ATG1t isoform X3, whose amino-acid sequence MVSEEGAQSISEPAVVGDYVLRSKLGEGAYSTVWRSEHRATGETVALKQVRLSSLSRQIRSCLDCEISFLSSVNHPNIVRLLDVLQADGCIYLVMEFCAGGSLAAYIKVHGRVQETIARRFMQQLGAGMEVVRSHFIIHRDLKPENILLSGPEEDRVLKIADFGLSRIVLPGNSADMVCGSPLYMAPEVLLFQRYDEKVDMWSIGAILFELLHGYPPYRGQTNVQCFCSVAEEHQVIYKSSIFWANTQRVTS is encoded by the exons ATGGTATCGGAAGAAGGAGCGCAGAGCATATCGGAGCCGGCCGTTGTCGGAGACTACGTGCTCCGGTCGAAGCTCGGAGAAGGGGCTTATTCCACCGTATGGAGGTCCGAGCACAGGGCCACCGGCGAGACTGTGGCCCTGAAGCAAGTCCGCCTGTCTAGTCTCAGCCGGCAGATCAGGAGCTGCCTGGACTGCGAGATCAGCTTCCTATCCTCCGTCAATCACCCGAACATCGTCCGCCTCCTCGATGTCCTTCAG GCTGATGGTTGCATATATCTAGTCATGGAGTTTTGTGCCGGGGGTAGTTTAGCTGCTTACATCAAGGTTCATGGGCGAGTTCAAGAAACAATTGCGAGAAGATTTATGCAGCAGCTTG GAGCTGGCATGGAAGTTGTACGCTCTCACTTTATCATTCACAGAGACTTAAAACCAGAG AACATACTATTGTCTGGTCCTGAAGAAGATAGGGTGCTAAAGATAGCTGATTTTGGACTCTCGAG AATTGTGCTTCCTGGAAATTCTGCTGATATGGTCTGTGGTTCTCCTTTATACATGGCTCCAGAAGTTCTTCTATTCCAACGGTATGATGAAAAG GTTGACATGTGGAGTATAGGTGCAATTCTTTTTGAACTTCTTCACGGCTATCCACCATATCGTGGTCAGACTAACGTTCAG TGCTTTTGTTCAGTTGCTGAAGAACATCAGGTCATCTACAAGTCTTCCATTTTCTGGGCTAATACTCAAAGAGTTACATCCTGA
- the LOC116210960 gene encoding non-specific lipid-transfer protein-like protein At5g64080: MAVPAPAPAITDVNTLCSDIIFNMLDCLPYLSDGSTTNKPGDSCCSGAESVLEFNGQCICVALKTIEAPNLAPEPEPLAPASVETLEPESPTPAPAQTPDLALEPSCSDVIFNMTDCIAYLSKNSPEDQPQDTCCPGFKSVMYFNHECVCEAIKSSSQLGIDLNMTRIEDLPSICGIHEQPLEYCRIESASPSPIPSTPSPPKSKEHMKPRSKTQAPAPAPKHRSGSRSLVGSSFAAFVSSTAVVSILFLHK; encoded by the exons ATGGCAGTCCCTGCCCCCGCACCAGCCATAACGGACGTCAACACCTTGTGCTCCGACATAATATTTAACATGTTAGACTGCCTCCCATATCTGAGTGATGGCAGTACAACAAACAAGCCGGGGGACTCGTGCTGCTCAGGCGCTGAGTCCGTGTTGGAGTTTAATGGCCAATGCATCTGCGTCGCCTTGAAGACAA TTGAGGCACCGAATCTAGCTCCCGAACCCGAACCTCTGGCACCAGCATCAGTTGAGACACTGGAACCCGAATCGCCAACTCCAGCACCGGCTCAGACGCCAGACCTGGCTCTGGAGCCTTCGTGTTCCGACGTTATATTCAACATGACTGATTGTATCGCATATCTGAGCAAAAATAGCCCAGAGGACCAACCCCAAGATACATGCTGCCCAGGCTTCAAGTCTGTGATGTATTTCAATCACGAGTGCGTCTGCGAGGCTATCAAGAGCAGTTCGCAATTAGGAATTGATCTCAACATGACCCGAATTGAGGACCTTCCTTCCATTTGTGGGATCCACGAACAACCCCTTGAATACTGTCGCA TTGAGTCAGCGAGTCCCTCTCCCATCCCGTCGACTCCATCACCACCCAAATCAAAGGAGCATATGAAGCCAAGATCGAAAACTCAGGCACCAGCTCCAGCCCCTAAACATCGCTCGGGATCTCGCTCCCTTGTTGGTTCTTCCTTTGCTGCTTTTGTTAGTAGTACTGCTGTTGTTTCTATCTTGTTCTTGCACAAATAG